One genomic window of Candidatus Cloacimonadota bacterium includes the following:
- a CDS encoding ATP-binding protein: MEDLSLHILDVVENSITANASKIIIKIREEKEKDLLVIEIKDNGKGMNEETVKKVLDPFYTTRTTRRVGLGLSLLQQAAKESNGDFEINSKPGVGTEIKASFQDSHIDRKPIGDMNSTIVTL, from the coding sequence ATGGAAGATCTATCTTTGCATATACTTGATGTGGTTGAGAATTCAATTACAGCAAATGCTTCCAAGATCATCATAAAAATTAGGGAGGAAAAAGAAAAAGATTTGCTTGTAATCGAGATAAAGGATAATGGTAAAGGAATGAACGAAGAAACTGTCAAAAAAGTACTCGATCCATTCTACACAACCAGAACAACTCGAAGAGTGGGATTAGGACTTTCTCTATTGCAGCAAGCTGCGAAAGAGAGTAATGGAGATTTTGAAATCAATTCAAAACCGGGTGTTGGTACTGAAATCAAAGCAAGTTTTCAAGACAGTCATATAGATCGTAAACCAATCGGAGATATGAACAGTACCATTGTTACTTTGAT
- a CDS encoding PHP domain-containing protein: MLKKIKADLHIHTCLSPCGDLGMMPTLIVEKAISKGLDVIGICDHNSSENIGVFKKVGEKNNLKVLGGMEVTSKEEAHLLALFDDDKDLSELQEIVYENLKGENNEDLFGYQLVVNEQNEVIDLNKKLLIGATELTVDEIVEIIHSLNGLAIASHVDRERFSLIGQLGFIPEGLALDGLELSARYTYGKKELDFPMSSGFPLVTFSDAHYIDDIGKASTTFLIDDITVNELKKALKNQDGRSIFAYT; the protein is encoded by the coding sequence ATGCTCAAAAAAATCAAAGCGGACTTGCATATTCATACTTGCCTATCTCCTTGCGGAGATCTAGGAATGATGCCGACTTTGATCGTAGAAAAAGCAATTTCAAAAGGATTAGATGTGATCGGTATTTGTGATCATAATTCTTCAGAAAATATTGGAGTTTTTAAAAAAGTAGGAGAAAAGAATAATTTGAAAGTTCTTGGCGGAATGGAAGTTACATCAAAAGAAGAAGCGCATCTTCTGGCTCTATTCGATGATGACAAAGATTTATCCGAACTGCAGGAAATTGTTTATGAGAACCTGAAGGGTGAGAATAATGAGGATCTTTTTGGATATCAATTAGTCGTCAATGAACAAAATGAGGTTATCGATTTGAATAAAAAACTGTTGATTGGGGCAACTGAACTAACAGTCGATGAAATTGTCGAAATTATTCATTCCCTGAACGGACTTGCTATTGCTTCTCATGTTGACAGGGAAAGATTCAGTCTGATCGGTCAGTTAGGATTTATTCCTGAAGGATTAGCTTTAGACGGTCTGGAATTATCAGCAAGATATACTTATGGTAAAAAGGAGCTTGATTTTCCGATGTCATCCGGTTTTCCTCTCGTCACTTTCTCCGACGCTCATTATATCGATGATATTGGAAAGGCTTCCACTACTTTCTTGATTGATGATATAACCGTAAATGAATTGAAGAAAGCATTAAAGAATCAAGATGGAAGATCTATCTTTGCATATACTTGA
- a CDS encoding serine kinase codes for MKLNDIVQKLNLKVVSGNLEREISAGYCSDLLSDVIANAQKDNIWITLQTHVNIVAVANLQDLAGIILVNGRVPEEATLKKAKQENITLMLTELQTFEIVGKLYELGIHGNKG; via the coding sequence ATCAAACTGAATGATATTGTGCAAAAACTTAATTTAAAGGTAGTTTCCGGTAATCTTGAAAGAGAAATTAGTGCAGGTTATTGCAGCGATTTGTTAAGTGATGTTATTGCCAATGCTCAAAAAGATAATATCTGGATCACTTTGCAGACTCATGTGAATATCGTGGCAGTTGCAAATTTGCAGGATCTTGCCGGGATCATTTTAGTAAATGGAAGAGTACCGGAGGAAGCTACTTTAAAGAAAGCAAAACAGGAAAATATTACGCTGATGTTAACAGAATTGCAGACTTTTGAAATTGTGGGAAAACTTTATGAATTAGGAATTCACGGGAACAAAGGATGA
- a CDS encoding CBS domain-containing protein has protein sequence MNNRRITSKIQELTYELKVQDVMTKNVDTINSIMPVSALRDLLYKKRISGVPVVNDDKLVGLISMEDFIKCLEHGEMNASIEDKMTKNIITLYADEPLVHAVARFDEFGYGRFPVISRDEKKLVGILTKSDIIRGVLKKLETLYADEEERRYRASHIFNDVIADEVFFKFQYFIEGKNFDKAGEAATGLKKTLYRLGLSPEIVRKAAISTYEAEINIVAYTDGGEIIAYLEPHQIRIVIKDKGPGIPDVEKAMQPGFSTAPGWVRELGFGAGMGLPNIRKFTDKMTLRSTVEKGTRLVIIIKLSNYRDE, from the coding sequence ATGAACAACAGAAGAATAACATCAAAAATCCAGGAATTGACCTACGAACTTAAAGTTCAGGATGTAATGACTAAAAATGTAGATACAATTAATTCAATAATGCCGGTTAGTGCTTTAAGAGATCTTTTGTATAAGAAACGGATTTCGGGAGTTCCTGTTGTAAATGATGATAAACTGGTTGGTCTGATCAGTATGGAAGATTTTATTAAATGCCTGGAACATGGGGAGATGAATGCTTCTATAGAAGATAAAATGACTAAAAATATCATAACACTCTATGCTGATGAGCCGCTCGTTCATGCTGTTGCCAGGTTTGATGAATTCGGGTATGGTCGATTTCCTGTGATATCAAGAGATGAAAAAAAATTAGTTGGGATTCTGACGAAAAGTGATATCATCAGGGGTGTTCTAAAAAAATTAGAAACTCTTTATGCTGATGAAGAAGAACGAAGATATAGAGCCAGCCATATTTTCAACGATGTTATTGCCGACGAGGTTTTTTTTAAATTTCAATACTTTATAGAAGGTAAAAACTTCGATAAAGCCGGAGAAGCTGCCACCGGATTAAAAAAAACACTTTATAGACTCGGTCTTTCTCCGGAAATAGTTCGCAAAGCAGCAATTTCGACTTATGAAGCAGAAATCAATATTGTTGCTTATACTGATGGTGGAGAAATTATTGCTTATCTGGAACCTCATCAAATTAGAATTGTGATCAAAGATAAAGGACCCGGTATTCCGGATGTTGAGAAAGCAATGCAACCCGGTTTTTCAACTGCTCCCGGCTGGGTAAGAGAATTAGGATTCGGAGCTGGAATGGGACTTCCTAATATAAGAAAATTCACTGATAAAATGACTTTAAGATCAACAGTAGAGAAAGGAACAAGATTAGTAATTATTATTAAACTCAGTAATTATCGAGATGAATAA
- the nuoF gene encoding NADH-quinone oxidoreductase subunit NuoF, with protein sequence MAYRCNVLLCTCTMCVSVGALKIKSKLEEEIKKHNLENEIQIIPTGSSWLCTKGPTLIVQPDDVVYQFLKEKDIPHLVEEHFLKGRPVHSLMYHHPETLYPIEKLEDIPFYHSQRLIALWNRGIIDPEEIDEYIARDGYNALAKILQNMTPEEVIQEVKDSGLRGRGGGGFPTGKKWEFCRNTPGSPKYLICNADEGDPGAFMDRSIIEADPHSLLEGMLIAAYAIGAEKGYVYVRGEYPLAIKRLKSAIKKSKEYGLLGKGIFGTDFNFDLEIFKGAGAFVCGEETSLIHSIEGEPAEPRQRPPFPVVEGLFGKPTNINNVETLSSLPRIINFGAKWYANIGTEKSKGTKVFSLAGKINNAGLVEVPMGITLREMVYDIGGGIPNNKKFKAVQTGGPSGGVIPESMLDLAIDYERLQEAGAIMGSGGMIVMDEDDCMVDVARYFIEFTRDESCGRCNSCREGLDAMYEILTNICNGNGKEGDIEFLEELGKSIKIASLCGLGKTAPNPVLTSIRHFRDEYEAHIKDKKCPARSCVALIKYSVIKDKCTGCFVCNMKCPTNAISGEKKKPQIIDQSKCIKCSVCSEVCKFDAIKVE encoded by the coding sequence ATGGCTTATAGATGTAATGTGTTGTTATGCACCTGCACGATGTGTGTTTCTGTGGGAGCATTGAAGATCAAGAGCAAACTTGAAGAAGAGATCAAGAAGCACAACCTGGAAAACGAAATACAGATAATTCCAACAGGTAGCAGCTGGCTTTGCACAAAAGGTCCGACCTTGATCGTTCAACCCGATGATGTTGTTTATCAATTTTTAAAAGAAAAAGATATTCCTCATCTCGTGGAAGAACATTTCCTCAAAGGAAGACCGGTCCATTCCTTGATGTATCATCATCCGGAAACATTATATCCGATTGAAAAATTGGAAGATATTCCTTTTTACCATTCTCAAAGATTGATCGCTCTCTGGAACAGAGGAATAATCGATCCGGAAGAAATAGATGAATATATTGCCCGTGACGGATATAATGCTTTAGCCAAGATTTTACAGAATATGACTCCGGAAGAGGTAATTCAGGAAGTAAAGGATTCCGGATTACGAGGAAGAGGTGGTGGAGGTTTTCCAACCGGGAAAAAATGGGAATTTTGCAGGAATACTCCAGGCTCTCCTAAATATTTGATCTGTAATGCCGACGAAGGAGATCCAGGGGCTTTTATGGATCGTTCGATCATTGAAGCAGATCCGCATTCTCTGCTCGAAGGAATGTTGATCGCTGCTTATGCCATTGGTGCGGAAAAGGGTTATGTTTATGTACGAGGTGAATATCCTCTGGCGATCAAAAGATTAAAAAGTGCGATCAAAAAATCAAAAGAATACGGACTTCTCGGGAAAGGAATTTTCGGCACAGATTTTAATTTTGATCTGGAAATATTCAAAGGTGCCGGGGCATTTGTTTGTGGAGAGGAAACATCTTTGATCCATTCGATTGAAGGAGAACCGGCAGAACCCAGACAGAGACCTCCTTTTCCGGTAGTAGAAGGTCTTTTTGGAAAACCGACAAATATCAATAATGTTGAGACTTTGTCGAGCTTACCAAGAATAATTAATTTTGGAGCAAAATGGTATGCCAATATCGGAACGGAAAAAAGTAAAGGGACAAAAGTCTTCTCTCTTGCCGGGAAGATAAACAATGCCGGACTGGTGGAAGTTCCAATGGGAATAACATTACGAGAAATGGTTTATGATATTGGTGGTGGAATTCCAAATAATAAAAAATTCAAAGCCGTGCAAACAGGCGGACCTTCCGGTGGAGTTATTCCGGAAAGTATGCTCGATCTGGCAATAGATTATGAACGACTGCAGGAAGCTGGAGCGATTATGGGTTCCGGCGGAATGATCGTCATGGATGAAGATGATTGTATGGTGGATGTTGCCCGTTATTTTATCGAATTTACCAGAGATGAATCCTGCGGAAGATGTAATTCCTGTAGAGAAGGTTTGGATGCGATGTATGAAATCCTGACCAATATCTGTAATGGCAATGGAAAAGAAGGAGACATCGAATTTTTAGAAGAATTAGGGAAATCTATTAAAATAGCCTCCTTATGTGGTTTAGGAAAAACTGCTCCGAATCCGGTTTTAACTTCGATCCGTCATTTTCGAGACGAATATGAAGCTCATATCAAAGACAAAAAATGCCCTGCCAGATCTTGCGTTGCTCTCATCAAGTATTCGGTTATCAAGGATAAATGCACGGGTTGTTTTGTTTGTAATATGAAATGTCCGACAAATGCAATTTCCGGAGAAAAGAAAAAACCTCAGATAATCGATCAAAGTAAATGTATTAAATGCAGTGTTTGTTCGGAAGTGTGTAAATTTGATGCAATCAAGGTTGAATAA
- a CDS encoding (2Fe-2S) ferredoxin domain-containing protein, producing the protein MPKIKPEDLAKIAEKVKRTMILREGSGRAKIMVHMGTCGIAAGSRAIMNTLMKEIEDRKLTDINLTTSSCAGLCSREPMITVEIQNQPPVKYVDLTPEKTKEIFDKHILGGNIVKEYALAFGSERVP; encoded by the coding sequence ATGCCAAAAATTAAACCTGAAGATTTAGCAAAAATTGCGGAAAAGGTAAAAAGAACAATGATCCTGCGTGAAGGAAGCGGACGCGCAAAGATCATGGTTCACATGGGAACATGCGGAATTGCTGCCGGTTCACGAGCTATTATGAATACATTAATGAAAGAAATCGAAGATCGAAAATTAACAGATATTAATCTAACTACATCAAGTTGTGCCGGATTATGCAGTCGCGAACCGATGATAACGGTTGAAATTCAAAATCAACCTCCAGTAAAATATGTGGATCTCACACCTGAAAAAACGAAAGAAATATTTGATAAACATATTCTTGGCGGAAATATCGTAAAAGAGTATGCACTTGCTTTTGGGAGTGAAAGAGTTCCGTAA
- a CDS encoding FAD-binding protein, translating to MENKKVGSVLVVGAGIAGIQSSLDLANSGYKVYLLEQTPSIGGTMAQLDKTFPTNDCAMCVMSPKLVECGRHLNIEIITNAELKNVVGNAGNFKVEVKKHPRYVDEDKCTGCAACTQHCPVTVALYPIEKTPVILKPDDQIKVDAILAELKDKKGNLMPILQSISSEYNYLPEKILKYISQELNISLTKIYQIATFYNAFSLQPKGKYTISVCFGTACYIKGANRILEAFERELGVNMGNTTKDLMFGLDTISCFGCCGQAPVVTVNDDIYGHFKVTQVPRLIKKYREDENAKN from the coding sequence ATGGAAAATAAAAAAGTCGGTTCTGTTCTGGTCGTGGGAGCAGGAATAGCCGGAATTCAGTCTTCACTTGATCTGGCAAATTCAGGATATAAAGTATATCTTCTGGAGCAGACACCATCTATCGGTGGAACAATGGCTCAGTTGGATAAAACATTTCCTACCAATGATTGTGCTATGTGCGTGATGTCTCCGAAATTAGTGGAATGCGGAAGACATCTGAATATCGAGATCATCACCAATGCCGAACTGAAAAATGTAGTTGGAAATGCCGGCAATTTCAAAGTAGAAGTAAAAAAACATCCCAGATATGTCGATGAAGATAAATGTACAGGTTGTGCAGCCTGCACTCAGCATTGTCCGGTAACTGTTGCTCTTTATCCGATTGAGAAAACACCTGTCATTCTCAAACCGGATGATCAGATAAAAGTAGATGCAATTTTGGCAGAACTTAAAGATAAAAAAGGTAACCTGATGCCTATACTTCAGAGTATTAGCAGTGAATATAATTATCTTCCTGAAAAAATCCTGAAATATATCTCGCAGGAACTCAATATTTCCTTAACAAAAATATATCAGATAGCTACTTTCTATAATGCATTCAGCTTGCAGCCGAAAGGGAAATATACCATCAGTGTCTGTTTTGGAACTGCCTGCTACATAAAAGGAGCAAACAGGATCCTGGAGGCATTTGAAAGAGAACTTGGTGTCAATATGGGAAATACGACCAAAGATTTGATGTTCGGACTCGATACGATTTCCTGTTTTGGATGTTGCGGTCAGGCTCCGGTAGTAACTGTAAACGATGATATTTACGGTCATTTTAAAGTCACGCAAGTTCCACGGTTAATAAAGAAATACAGGGAGGATGAGAATGCCAAAAATTAA
- a CDS encoding sulfurtransferase, producing MKKIFGILVILVITSQLIFAGIISAKDLAKLAKSGDVVIVSARQTSDYSKKHIKGAVNIFHKDLYQKDGISAMLKSADEIAKIFGEKGITENSKIVIYDNGKGKFAGRLYWIFDYLGAKDVSILDGHIKSWQKARKPVTPKATEITAATFIASPDENKIADIDYVKANKDKDNVILLDVRSADEFNGVDEDKNISRKGHIPGAINLEYNNVLNEDETLKTKEQLAKLFNDAGITSDKEIILYCASSVRAGIVYMVLTSILDYPNVRVYDGAYYEWNASESNPVE from the coding sequence ATGAAGAAAATATTTGGAATCTTGGTCATTCTTGTCATCACATCGCAACTGATCTTTGCTGGAATCATATCAGCTAAAGATCTGGCAAAACTGGCAAAAAGCGGAGATGTTGTAATCGTTTCTGCTCGCCAAACATCTGATTATAGCAAGAAACATATCAAAGGTGCAGTGAACATTTTCCATAAAGACCTTTATCAAAAAGATGGAATCAGTGCAATGTTGAAAAGTGCTGATGAAATTGCGAAGATATTTGGAGAAAAAGGGATCACAGAAAACAGCAAGATCGTTATCTATGATAACGGCAAAGGAAAATTTGCTGGTCGGCTTTACTGGATTTTCGATTATCTGGGTGCTAAAGATGTTTCCATTTTAGACGGTCATATCAAAAGTTGGCAAAAAGCGCGTAAACCAGTAACTCCGAAAGCAACGGAAATCACTGCAGCAACTTTTATCGCATCTCCGGATGAAAACAAGATCGCAGATATCGATTATGTCAAAGCCAATAAAGATAAAGATAATGTGATCTTGCTCGATGTTCGCAGTGCAGATGAATTTAACGGTGTTGATGAAGATAAGAATATCTCTCGTAAAGGTCATATCCCTGGAGCTATCAATTTAGAATACAACAATGTCCTGAACGAAGATGAAACTCTCAAAACCAAAGAACAACTGGCAAAATTGTTTAATGATGCCGGTATAACTTCCGATAAGGAAATCATCCTTTATTGTGCTTCCAGTGTAAGAGCGGGAATCGTTTATATGGTTCTGACATCGATCTTGGATTATCCGAATGTGCGTGTTTATGATGGTGCTTATTACGAATGGAACGCAAGTGAATCAAATCCGGTCGAGTAG